The DNA sequence GGCCCGGGGGGGCGGCGCGACGGCCTGCCGCAGCGCCGACGCCAGGCGCTCCCGGGCCGCCTGCCGGTTCTGCCGCTGCTGGCGGTGCTCGGACGCGACGACGGTGAGCACGCCGCCGACGAGCCGCCCCTCGAGCCGCTGCGCGAGCCGGTCCCGCTGCACGTCCGACAGCCCGGGGACCTCCAGCGGGCGCACCGACAGCTCGACCCGGCTGTCCGCGGTGTTGACGCCCTGCCCCCCGGGGCCGGACGACCGGCTGAAGCGCCAGGCCAGCATCCCTGCGGGCACGACCAGGCGGTCGCTGACCCGTAGGTCGCCGGACGGGTCGTCGGTGGGCACGCGCCAGT is a window from the Aquipuribacter hungaricus genome containing:
- a CDS encoding peptide chain release factor-like protein, with protein sequence MLAWRFSRSSGPGGQGVNTADSRVELSVRPLEVPGLSDVQRDRLAQRLEGRLVGGVLTVVASEHRQQRQNRQAARERLASALRQAVAPPPRA